The Streptomyces laurentii genome contains a region encoding:
- a CDS encoding membrane translocator (ATP binding site [chemical binding];~Catalytic domain of Protein Kinases; cd00180;~LanC-like proteins. LanC is the cyclase enzyme of the lanthionine synthetase. Lanthionine isa lantibiotic, a unique class of peptide antibiotics. They are ribosomally synthesized as a precursor peptide and then post-translationally modified to contain...; cd04434;~Lanthionine synthetase C-like protein; pfam05147;~Serine/Threonine protein kinases, catalytic domain; smart00220;~activation loop (A-loop);~identified by MetaGeneAnnotator; putative;~membrane translocator [Streptomyces clavuligerus ATCC27064];~substrate binding site [chemical binding];~zinc binding site [ion binding]), which translates to MTNHASDADLEDLLRHALRATGTDTRWTTDANDMWCHVAPLSGTRREQGWKLHVSATAASAPAVLAHALGVLLREGSAFKFARSIEQVSALNSRATPRGNAGKFITVYPRSDAEAVRLAEELHQATTGLSGPRILSDQPYTPQSLVHYRYGSFVARRRLSDDGLLVWFIEDPDGNPVEDKRTGHYAPPAWAVSPFPVSAVPAPARGAKPADGPVVIGGRYAVWEAIRHTNKGGVYRGTCVRTGAPVVIKEARPHVEADASGSDVRDWLRAEARILERLKDTGLAPQPLGLFEHGGHLFLAEEQVPGIPLRNWVAERFRDVGGTAYRSDALDQAARLVELVAAAHAHGCVLRDFTPANIMVRPDGELRLIDLELAVMEDESPLPTRVGTPGFSPPERLVGAPVHATGDYYSLGACLCFVLAGKVPTLLPEEPDARAPERRLAEWLAACAGPLGLPEDLAETILGLMRDEPAERWAPARAREVLRKTVPGTSVSSVTSVPSVSPVPSVPPVASEPPARTHRGARSNRGAPAPEAPADDVDEAVAGVVAHLVDSMTPDDDRRLWPVSTSAGESGPCTVQQGAAGVLAVLTRYWELTGDPRLPDVLATAGRWIADRTDLRSPRPGLHFGGPGTAWALYDAGRALGDRRLTDHALALASAPLLSTPHHDITHGTAGSGLAFLHLFQRTGEARFAELAVDAADRLAAAARRDASAVSWPVPAEADEPDGGSRYLGFAHGTAGIGCFLLAASAVSGSREHREPAVQAGEYLLASALVVGGAAQWPARAGDVPTAPYWCHGSAGIGMFLVRLWEATGDDRFGEAARYGTYAVTERASRAALTQCHGLAGNGDFLLDVADAMGDPATRARAGELARLLVREGARRGGHLVFPNEYGDVSTSWSDGSAGILGFLLRIRHTSPRHWMVRLPG; encoded by the coding sequence ATGACGAACCATGCGAGCGACGCCGATCTGGAAGACCTGCTCCGTCACGCGCTGCGGGCGACGGGCACGGACACCCGGTGGACCACCGACGCGAACGACATGTGGTGCCACGTCGCGCCGCTGTCCGGGACACGACGCGAACAGGGCTGGAAACTGCACGTCTCGGCGACGGCCGCCTCCGCGCCGGCGGTTCTCGCGCACGCCCTGGGCGTGCTGCTGCGGGAGGGTTCCGCGTTCAAGTTCGCCCGGTCGATCGAGCAGGTGAGTGCTCTCAACTCCCGTGCCACTCCCCGGGGGAACGCGGGCAAGTTCATCACCGTCTATCCGCGCTCCGACGCCGAGGCGGTCCGGCTGGCCGAGGAGCTGCACCAGGCCACGACGGGGCTGAGCGGCCCACGGATCCTGTCCGACCAGCCGTACACCCCGCAGAGTCTGGTGCACTACCGCTACGGCTCCTTCGTCGCCCGGCGGCGGCTGTCGGACGACGGTCTGCTGGTGTGGTTCATCGAGGACCCCGACGGCAATCCCGTGGAGGACAAGCGCACCGGTCACTACGCTCCGCCGGCCTGGGCCGTCAGTCCCTTCCCCGTCTCCGCGGTGCCCGCGCCTGCGCGCGGGGCGAAGCCCGCGGACGGCCCGGTGGTCATCGGCGGGCGGTACGCGGTGTGGGAGGCGATCCGGCACACCAACAAGGGCGGTGTCTACCGGGGTACGTGTGTCCGTACGGGCGCCCCCGTGGTGATCAAGGAGGCCCGGCCGCACGTGGAGGCCGACGCGAGCGGCTCCGACGTACGCGACTGGCTGCGCGCCGAGGCGCGGATCCTGGAGCGGCTCAAGGACACCGGACTGGCTCCGCAACCGCTGGGCTTGTTCGAACACGGCGGGCATCTGTTCCTGGCCGAGGAGCAAGTACCGGGGATCCCGCTGCGCAACTGGGTGGCGGAACGCTTCCGCGACGTCGGAGGCACGGCCTACCGCTCCGACGCGCTGGACCAGGCCGCGCGCCTGGTGGAGCTGGTCGCGGCGGCCCACGCGCACGGCTGCGTCCTGCGGGACTTCACGCCGGCGAACATCATGGTCCGCCCGGACGGCGAACTGCGGCTGATCGACCTGGAACTGGCCGTCATGGAGGACGAGTCCCCCCTGCCGACCCGGGTGGGGACGCCCGGATTCAGCCCGCCCGAGCGCCTCGTCGGCGCGCCCGTTCACGCGACCGGTGACTACTACAGTCTCGGCGCCTGCCTGTGCTTCGTCCTGGCGGGGAAGGTGCCGACCCTGCTGCCCGAGGAGCCCGACGCGCGGGCCCCGGAGCGGCGGCTCGCGGAGTGGCTGGCCGCCTGCGCCGGGCCGCTCGGACTGCCCGAGGACCTGGCGGAAACGATCCTCGGGCTGATGCGGGACGAGCCCGCCGAGCGCTGGGCCCCGGCCCGGGCGCGCGAGGTCCTCCGGAAGACGGTACCGGGGACGTCCGTTTCGTCGGTGACGTCGGTGCCCTCCGTATCGCCGGTGCCCTCCGTACCGCCGGTGGCGTCCGAACCGCCCGCCCGGACGCACCGTGGCGCCCGGTCGAACCGCGGCGCCCCCGCCCCCGAAGCGCCGGCCGACGACGTGGACGAGGCGGTGGCCGGGGTCGTCGCCCATCTCGTCGACTCGATGACGCCGGACGACGACCGCCGGCTGTGGCCGGTGTCCACCTCGGCCGGGGAGAGCGGGCCGTGCACCGTGCAGCAGGGCGCGGCCGGAGTCCTGGCCGTCCTGACCCGGTACTGGGAGCTCACCGGTGATCCGCGCCTGCCCGACGTGCTCGCGACCGCGGGCCGCTGGATCGCGGACCGTACCGACCTCCGCTCGCCCCGCCCCGGCCTGCACTTCGGCGGCCCGGGCACGGCCTGGGCGCTGTACGACGCCGGGCGCGCCCTGGGCGACCGCCGGCTGACCGACCACGCGCTGGCCCTGGCGTCGGCGCCCCTGCTGTCCACGCCCCATCACGACATCACCCACGGCACCGCGGGCAGCGGTCTGGCCTTCCTCCATCTGTTCCAGCGCACCGGTGAGGCGCGCTTCGCCGAGCTCGCCGTCGACGCGGCGGACCGGCTGGCGGCCGCGGCGCGACGCGACGCGTCCGCGGTGAGCTGGCCGGTTCCGGCGGAGGCCGACGAGCCGGACGGGGGCAGCCGCTATCTCGGCTTCGCGCACGGGACCGCCGGGATCGGCTGCTTCCTGCTGGCGGCCTCGGCCGTCTCGGGATCCCGCGAGCACCGGGAGCCGGCCGTCCAGGCGGGCGAGTACCTGCTGGCCAGTGCCCTTGTCGTCGGCGGGGCGGCGCAATGGCCGGCCCGGGCCGGGGACGTGCCGACGGCCCCGTACTGGTGCCACGGGTCGGCGGGGATCGGGATGTTCCTCGTGCGGCTGTGGGAGGCCACCGGTGACGACCGGTTCGGCGAGGCGGCCCGGTACGGCACGTACGCCGTCACCGAGCGCGCCTCCCGGGCGGCCCTGACCCAGTGTCACGGCCTCGCCGGCAACGGCGACTTCCTCCTCGACGTGGCCGACGCCATGGGCGATCCGGCCACCCGGGCGCGGGCCGGGGAACTGGCCCGTCTCCTCGTCCGCGAAGGTGCCCGCCGCGGCGGCCATCTGGTCTTCCCCAACGAGTACGGGGACGTCTCGACGAGTTGGAGCGACGGTTCCGCCGGAATCCTGGGGTTCCTCCTGCGGATCCGGCACACAAGCCCCCGGCACTGGATGGTCCGGCTGCCGGGCTGA
- a CDS encoding beta-lactamase (Beta-lactamase enzyme family; pfam13354;~PF00144: Beta-lactamase;~beta-lactamase [Streptomyces avermitilis MA-4680];~identified by MetaGeneAnnotator; putative): MPTEGSRNRRSVLGLGVGAALAAVPAVSGPAHAASGVRKRGRAAGVVRALAALDREHAARLGVFARNMVTGAQVSYRAGEPFPICSVHKVVTAAAVLRDLDRDGEFLARRVRYSHQDVADSGYGPVTGTAEHIADGMTIAELCAATLQYSDNAADNLLLRELGGPTAITRFCRSLGDRVTRLDRWEPALNSAEPGRVTDTTSPAAFAYTLTGLLLGEVLTPRDRHRLTAWMRGNTTGTARLRAGLPPDWTLADKTGTGDYGTTNDAGVAWTADGTPVVLSVLSTRPHPDAAADELLLARTATLLAAAIG; the protein is encoded by the coding sequence GTGCCCACCGAGGGAAGCAGGAACCGGCGGTCAGTACTGGGGCTGGGTGTCGGCGCGGCACTGGCGGCCGTGCCGGCGGTGAGCGGGCCGGCCCATGCGGCGAGCGGAGTACGGAAGCGGGGGCGGGCGGCCGGTGTCGTACGGGCGCTGGCCGCCCTGGATCGGGAGCACGCGGCCCGGCTGGGCGTGTTCGCGCGGAACATGGTCACGGGTGCACAGGTGTCGTACCGCGCCGGGGAACCATTCCCGATCTGCTCGGTGCACAAGGTCGTGACGGCCGCCGCGGTGTTGCGCGATCTCGACCGGGACGGGGAGTTCCTCGCGCGGCGCGTCCGGTACAGCCACCAGGATGTCGCCGACTCGGGCTACGGTCCGGTCACCGGGACCGCCGAGCACATCGCGGACGGCATGACGATCGCCGAACTGTGCGCCGCGACACTCCAGTACAGCGACAACGCCGCCGACAACCTGCTGCTGCGCGAACTGGGCGGGCCGACCGCGATCACCCGATTCTGCCGCTCCCTCGGTGACCGGGTGACGCGCCTGGACCGCTGGGAGCCCGCGCTGAACTCCGCCGAGCCGGGGCGCGTGACCGACACGACGAGCCCGGCCGCGTTCGCGTACACGCTCACGGGTCTCCTCCTGGGCGAGGTGCTCACCCCTCGGGACCGGCACCGCTTGACCGCGTGGATGCGCGGCAACACCACCGGCACGGCCCGGCTGCGGGCCGGTCTTCCACCGGACTGGACGCTCGCGGACAAGACGGGCACCGGGGACTACGGGACCACGAACGACGCCGGGGTCGCCTGGACCGCCGACGGGACACCCGTGGTGCTGTCCGTCCTGTCCACCCGACCGCACCCGGACGCCGCCGCCGACGAACTCCTCCTCGCCCGTACGGCCACGCTGCTGGCGGCGGCGATCGGCTGA
- a CDS encoding glutamate dehydrogenase (COG0334 Glutamate dehydrogenase/leucine dehydrogenase;~Glu/Leu/Phe/Val dehydrogenase, dimerisation domain; pfam02812;~NAD(P) binding domain of amino acid dehydrogenase-like proteins; cl17226;~NAD(P) binding pocket [chemical binding];~glutamate dehydrogenase [Streptomyces bingchenggensis BCW-1];~glutamate dehydrogenase; Provisional;~identified by MetaGeneAnnotator; putative) produces the protein MPTLPAQPTHGTMPALLRPLHAEVLRRNPGEPEFHQALGEVLETLEPVLTARPELLEARVLERLVEPERQIIFRVPWQDDAGRVHVNRGIRVEFNSALGPYKGGLRFHPTVGLGTVKFLGFEQIFKNALTGLNIGGGKGGSDFDPRGRSDAEVMRFCQSFMTELHRHLGEHTDVPAGDIGVGTREIGYLFGQYRRLTNRWEPGVLTGKGIGWGGSLVRSEATGYGNVLFALEMLRTRGDDLDGRRVTVSGSGNVALYSIEKAQALGAHVLTASDSGGYVVDEKGIDLDLLKQIKEVERGRICDYAERRGGSARYVAGGSVWDVPADVALPSATQNELDADAALTLVRNGVKAVSEGANMPTTPGAIHILRDADVLFGPGKAANAGGVATSALEMQQNAARVSWTFEEVETRLTDIMRDIHTTLRATADRYGAPGDYVLGANAAGFERVADAMLAQGII, from the coding sequence ATGCCCACGCTGCCCGCCCAGCCCACCCACGGGACCATGCCCGCCCTGCTGCGCCCGCTCCACGCCGAGGTGCTGCGGCGCAATCCCGGTGAACCCGAGTTCCACCAGGCCCTCGGCGAGGTCCTGGAGACCCTGGAGCCGGTCCTCACCGCCCGCCCCGAGCTCCTGGAGGCCCGCGTCCTGGAGCGCCTCGTGGAGCCCGAGCGGCAGATCATCTTCCGGGTGCCGTGGCAGGACGACGCCGGCCGGGTGCACGTCAACCGCGGCATTCGCGTCGAATTCAACAGCGCCCTCGGCCCGTACAAGGGCGGGCTGCGCTTCCACCCGACCGTCGGCCTCGGCACGGTCAAGTTCCTCGGCTTCGAACAGATCTTCAAGAACGCGCTGACCGGCCTGAACATCGGCGGTGGCAAGGGTGGCAGCGACTTCGACCCCCGGGGCCGCTCCGACGCCGAAGTGATGCGCTTCTGTCAGTCCTTCATGACCGAGCTCCACCGCCACCTCGGCGAGCACACCGACGTACCCGCGGGCGACATCGGCGTCGGCACCCGGGAGATCGGCTATCTCTTCGGCCAGTACCGGCGCCTCACCAACCGCTGGGAGCCCGGCGTCCTCACCGGCAAGGGCATCGGCTGGGGCGGCTCCCTGGTCCGCTCCGAGGCGACCGGATACGGCAACGTCCTTTTCGCCCTGGAAATGCTGAGGACCCGCGGCGACGACCTGGACGGTCGCCGGGTCACCGTCTCCGGCTCCGGGAACGTCGCCCTCTACTCGATCGAGAAGGCCCAGGCGCTGGGCGCCCACGTCCTGACGGCCTCGGACTCCGGCGGCTACGTCGTCGACGAGAAGGGCATCGACCTCGACCTCCTCAAGCAGATCAAGGAAGTCGAGCGCGGCCGGATCTGCGACTACGCCGAACGCCGCGGCGGTTCCGCACGGTACGTGGCGGGCGGCAGCGTCTGGGACGTGCCCGCCGACGTGGCCCTCCCCTCGGCCACCCAGAACGAACTGGACGCCGACGCCGCGCTCACTCTCGTACGCAACGGGGTGAAGGCGGTGTCCGAGGGCGCCAACATGCCCACCACCCCCGGCGCCATCCACATCCTGCGCGACGCGGACGTCCTCTTCGGCCCCGGAAAGGCGGCCAACGCCGGCGGGGTCGCCACCAGCGCCCTGGAGATGCAGCAGAACGCGGCCCGGGTGTCGTGGACCTTCGAGGAGGTCGAGACCCGCCTCACCGACATCATGCGCGACATCCACACCACCCTGCGCGCGACCGCGGACCGGTACGGCGCCCCCGGGGACTACGTCCTTGGCGCCAACGCCGCCGGCTTCGAGCGCGTCGCCGACGCGATGCTCGCCCAGGGCATCATCTGA
- a CDS encoding NUDIX domain protein (NUDIX domain protein [Nocardiopsis alba ATCC BAA-2165];~Nudix hydrolase isa superfamily of enzymes found in all three kingdoms of life, and it catalyzes the hydrolysis of NUcleoside DIphosphates linked to other moieties, X. Enzymes belonging to this superfamily require a divalent cation, such as Mg2+ or Mn2+...; cl00447;~identified by MetaGeneAnnotator; putative): MQAPAPGTATILAAMTNAPDTPPVPFSRIKIRAGALVFCGDDVALIRRDRADSTHYTPPGGNVEDGEDLEEALARELSEELDLDVAQAEGGDLMWVVDQRVTRPGPTPSPRKLHLIYRLHISPEVRAGLAETEQDELPDGGYETGVIEWIDYRATAGLPLFPPLGPALAALPDPRAAVTDASLEAVTDENYTWV; the protein is encoded by the coding sequence TTGCAAGCCCCTGCCCCGGGGACGGCCACCATACTGGCCGCCATGACGAACGCTCCCGACACCCCGCCGGTCCCGTTCTCCCGGATCAAGATCCGGGCCGGGGCCCTGGTCTTCTGCGGCGACGACGTCGCCCTGATCCGCCGCGACCGCGCCGACTCCACCCACTACACCCCGCCCGGCGGCAACGTCGAGGACGGCGAGGACCTGGAAGAGGCCCTTGCCCGCGAGCTCTCAGAGGAACTCGACCTCGATGTCGCCCAGGCCGAAGGCGGCGACTTGATGTGGGTGGTCGACCAGCGTGTCACCCGTCCCGGCCCGACCCCGTCGCCGCGCAAGCTCCACCTGATCTACCGCCTCCACATCTCCCCCGAGGTCCGGGCAGGCCTCGCCGAGACCGAGCAGGACGAACTCCCCGACGGCGGCTACGAGACCGGTGTCATCGAGTGGATCGACTACCGCGCGACCGCCGGACTGCCGCTCTTCCCTCCCCTCGGCCCCGCCCTCGCCGCCCTCCCCGACCCCCGCGCCGCCGTCACCGACGCCTCCCTCGAAGCCGTCACCGACGAGAACTACACCTGGGTGTGA
- a CDS encoding hypothetical protein (identified by MetaGeneAnnotator; putative;~sequence version:1) — protein sequence MRDVTGQYGYVNHAFPCGTLCLDFVGTLRARRNAAPLEKLATPGLLDDWFLESEMLDLAPGANEADVTITVQLREAIYDLVVARLDGASLPVEAVAEVNMHASGLPVTLRLGPDGVMRTGSVAQGLAALAREAVQVLGGDEATLLRECARPECTQVYLDRSRGHRREWCAMRTCGNRVKAANYRARQHAAQA from the coding sequence ATGCGTGATGTCACTGGTCAATATGGTTACGTGAATCATGCCTTTCCCTGCGGGACACTCTGCCTCGACTTCGTCGGCACGCTGCGGGCGCGCCGCAACGCCGCGCCGCTGGAGAAGCTGGCCACGCCCGGGCTCCTGGACGACTGGTTCCTGGAGTCGGAGATGCTGGACCTGGCGCCCGGCGCGAACGAGGCGGATGTGACGATCACCGTGCAGCTGCGCGAGGCGATCTACGACCTGGTGGTCGCCCGGCTCGACGGCGCGTCCCTCCCGGTGGAGGCGGTGGCCGAGGTGAACATGCACGCGTCCGGCCTGCCGGTGACGCTGCGGCTGGGCCCCGACGGAGTCATGCGGACCGGTTCGGTCGCACAGGGGCTGGCGGCACTGGCCCGCGAGGCGGTCCAAGTGCTGGGCGGGGACGAGGCCACGCTGCTGCGGGAGTGCGCCCGCCCGGAGTGCACGCAGGTCTACCTCGACCGCTCGCGGGGCCACCGCCGGGAATGGTGTGCGATGCGGACCTGCGGCAACCGGGTCAAGGCCGCCAATTACCGGGCACGACAGCACGCCGCCCAGGCCTGA
- a CDS encoding peptide methionine sulfoxide reductase (PFAM: Peptide methionine sulphoxide reductase MsrA; TIGRFAM: Peptide methionine sulphoxide reductase MsrA; HAMAP: Peptide methionine sulphoxide reductase MsrA; KEGG: nml:Namu_3456 methionine sulfoxide reductase A;~identified by MetaGeneAnnotator; putative;~methionine sulfoxide reductase A; Provisional;~peptide methionine sulfoxide reductase MsrA [Pseudonocardia dioxanivorans CB1190]), with amino-acid sequence MTGSEERAVLAGGCFWGMQELIRAQPGVLATRVGYSGGDLAHPTYRHHAGHAESVEIVFDGAVTDYRTLLEFFFQIHDPSTRDRQGNDIGDSYRSAVFYLDAEQRKVAEDTIADVDASGLWPGPVVTEVTPAGPFWEAEPEHQDYLRRYPDGYTCHFPRPGWRLPRRDES; translated from the coding sequence ATGACCGGCAGCGAGGAGAGGGCCGTACTGGCGGGCGGCTGCTTCTGGGGTATGCAGGAGCTCATCCGCGCGCAGCCCGGAGTCCTGGCGACGCGGGTGGGATACAGCGGTGGCGACCTGGCTCACCCGACGTACCGCCATCACGCCGGGCACGCGGAGTCCGTCGAGATCGTCTTCGACGGGGCGGTGACCGACTACCGCACCCTGCTGGAGTTCTTCTTCCAGATTCACGACCCGAGCACCCGGGACCGTCAGGGCAACGACATCGGGGACAGCTACCGTTCCGCCGTGTTCTACCTGGACGCCGAGCAGCGGAAGGTCGCCGAGGACACCATCGCCGACGTGGACGCCTCGGGACTGTGGCCGGGACCGGTGGTCACCGAGGTCACCCCGGCGGGCCCGTTCTGGGAGGCCGAGCCCGAGCACCAGGACTATCTGCGGCGCTACCCGGACGGCTACACCTGCCACTTCCCGCGCCCCGGCTGGCGGCTGCCGAGGCGGGACGAGTCCTGA
- a CDS encoding polysaccharide biosynthesis protein capD (NAD(P) binding site [chemical binding];~NADH(P)-binding; pfam13460;~PFAM: polysaccharide biosynthesis protein CapD; KEGG: sgr:SGR_3375 hypothetical protein;~Rossmann-fold NAD(P)(+)-binding proteins; cl09931;~identified by MetaGeneAnnotator; putative;~polysaccharide biosynthesis protein CapD [Streptomyces sp. SirexAA- E]), with amino-acid sequence MILVTGATGNTGSALLRALYARGVGPLRGLTRQAAKAALPEGVEVVEGDLGEPASLASVLDGVRALYLVSGLGPDADILAAARRAGVEHVVLVSSITVETHPHVVPAAEKSAVEEALKASGMAWTILRPTQFASNALMWAASIRQGETIQAPYADAALPTIHPADIAAVALAALTEPGHHGRVHALTGPEPVTARQQVEAIAEAIGREIPFAEISRAQAYARMVTVFGADAADAVLDVTGGDVNEELSAVRDTVARITGSPARPFRHWAAENAAAFR; translated from the coding sequence GTGATCCTCGTGACCGGAGCCACCGGAAACACCGGAAGTGCGCTGCTGCGGGCGTTGTACGCGCGCGGTGTCGGCCCATTGCGGGGGCTCACCCGGCAGGCGGCGAAGGCGGCACTGCCGGAAGGCGTCGAGGTCGTCGAGGGGGATCTGGGGGAGCCCGCGTCCTTGGCGTCCGTGCTGGACGGCGTACGCGCGCTGTATCTCGTGTCGGGTCTGGGGCCGGATGCCGACATCCTCGCGGCGGCCCGGCGGGCGGGCGTGGAGCACGTGGTTCTGGTGTCCTCCATCACCGTCGAGACACATCCGCATGTGGTGCCCGCCGCCGAGAAGTCCGCGGTCGAGGAAGCGCTCAAGGCCTCGGGCATGGCATGGACGATCCTGCGGCCGACGCAATTCGCTTCGAACGCCCTGATGTGGGCGGCATCCATACGGCAAGGCGAGACGATCCAGGCCCCGTACGCGGACGCCGCGCTGCCCACGATCCACCCGGCGGACATCGCGGCGGTGGCCTTGGCGGCGCTGACCGAACCCGGCCACCACGGACGCGTCCACGCCCTGACCGGCCCGGAGCCGGTGACCGCCCGCCAGCAGGTCGAGGCCATCGCGGAAGCAATCGGGCGGGAGATCCCGTTCGCAGAGATCAGCCGTGCCCAGGCGTACGCACGGATGGTCACGGTCTTCGGTGCCGACGCGGCGGACGCGGTTCTGGACGTCACCGGCGGGGACGTCAACGAGGAACTGTCGGCGGTGCGCGACACGGTCGCACGAATCACCGGATCCCCGGCCCGCCCGTTCCGGCATTGGGCTGCGGAGAACGCCGCCGCCTTCCGCTGA
- a CDS encoding glycosyltransferase (identified by MetaGeneAnnotator; putative;~sequence version:1) encodes MRILFSSTPAHGHLLPQLPLARAFRERGDEVAVLTAAGYESLLVAEQIPLLPVGPEMPALLEEAVRRTGADDPTVPDPAVAAELFAGARVDLTADAALAAAREFGPDLIVAEATDYVGPLVAAALEVPYAKLAFGPLLPAEFTDVFDAVAERRFKERGLTPPVPSWYLDPCPELLQSPGWQPPRGHLPLRPEAHQGSRTPESVPTTPRATGGAKPKVLLSFGTVFAEPAVLRPVIDALAPEADLVVTLGLTATAADYGDGLDHVEFVGFTPLAELLRGIDLVVTHGGAGTTLGTISRGLPMVVVPQGADQFVQAAAVAGARAGVAVPPSAGPEDVVRAVTEVLGSTEYRDNAVRAAEQIAGMPSPREIADLLAAELGGARDK; translated from the coding sequence ATGCGCATCCTTTTCTCCAGCACCCCGGCACACGGTCACCTGCTGCCGCAGCTTCCGCTCGCTCGCGCCTTCCGTGAGCGCGGCGACGAGGTGGCCGTACTCACGGCGGCCGGTTACGAGTCCCTTCTCGTCGCCGAACAGATCCCGCTTCTCCCCGTCGGTCCGGAGATGCCCGCCCTGCTCGAGGAGGCGGTCCGACGCACGGGTGCGGACGATCCGACGGTGCCCGACCCCGCCGTCGCCGCCGAACTGTTCGCCGGCGCGCGGGTCGACCTCACCGCGGACGCCGCGCTCGCCGCGGCCCGCGAATTCGGCCCTGATCTGATCGTGGCCGAAGCCACCGACTACGTGGGCCCGCTCGTCGCCGCCGCGCTGGAAGTCCCGTACGCCAAGCTGGCGTTCGGCCCACTGCTGCCCGCCGAGTTCACCGACGTCTTCGACGCCGTCGCCGAACGGCGCTTCAAAGAGCGCGGGCTGACCCCGCCCGTGCCCTCCTGGTACCTCGACCCCTGCCCCGAGCTGCTCCAGAGCCCCGGTTGGCAGCCGCCGCGAGGACACCTTCCGCTGCGGCCCGAGGCGCACCAGGGTTCCCGGACGCCGGAGTCCGTCCCTACGACGCCGCGCGCAACCGGCGGGGCCAAGCCCAAGGTGCTGCTCTCCTTCGGCACCGTCTTCGCCGAGCCGGCCGTCCTGCGCCCGGTCATCGACGCCCTCGCTCCGGAGGCGGACCTGGTCGTGACCCTCGGCCTGACCGCCACGGCCGCGGACTACGGCGACGGCCTCGACCACGTCGAGTTCGTCGGCTTCACCCCGCTCGCCGAACTCCTGCGGGGCATCGACCTCGTGGTCACCCACGGCGGGGCCGGGACCACACTGGGCACCATCTCGCGCGGGCTGCCGATGGTGGTCGTCCCGCAGGGCGCCGACCAGTTCGTCCAGGCCGCGGCCGTCGCGGGCGCGCGTGCGGGCGTCGCCGTCCCGCCGTCGGCGGGCCCCGAGGACGTGGTCCGGGCCGTGACGGAGGTGCTCGGGAGCACGGAGTACCGGGACAACGCGGTCCGCGCCGCCGAACAGATCGCCGGCATGCCCTCGCCGCGCGAGATCGCGGATCTGCTCGCCGCCGAGCTCGGCGGCGCCCGCGACAAGTGA